From Rhodothermales bacterium, one genomic window encodes:
- a CDS encoding histidine kinase has protein sequence MSLTNPRGLLIALVIIAAACGPVPDPRLTLIVRTPSGVPFGDTVYVAGNIDLLRSWRPDGMALSPEDSTTWKAVLSLERDSTIEFKITRGEWITEAVLEDGSVPANHAITLTGDTTVVINVFGWKDVAGAVQGQITGDVEYLRELEGDGIPTRDAIIWLPPGYKSDVSRRYPVLYMHDGQNIVDPLTSYAGVDWQVDENIDSLSSLGEMEAVIVVGVYNTPARSDEYGATDAGLAYLDFLVNTLKPKIDAAYRTLSEREHTGIMGASMGGTISFLALWHYPHIFSKAACLSPYFPNTLPREVENRADWDLMGLSLYIDNGDDQLDSRLQTGIDRMLPVLRHRGFQDNENLMWITAAGAQHNERFWARRVWRPLLFMFGEEGRGVKR, from the coding sequence ATGAGCCTGACTAATCCACGCGGTCTTCTAATCGCACTCGTGATCATCGCGGCCGCTTGCGGCCCCGTTCCAGATCCAAGACTGACACTCATCGTCCGGACTCCGTCCGGTGTTCCATTCGGCGACACCGTATACGTTGCCGGCAATATCGATTTGCTTCGCTCGTGGCGGCCCGACGGAATGGCGCTGTCCCCGGAGGACTCGACCACCTGGAAAGCGGTTCTTTCACTTGAGCGCGATTCAACAATTGAATTCAAGATCACGCGCGGTGAATGGATCACGGAGGCCGTTCTGGAAGATGGGTCGGTCCCCGCCAACCATGCGATCACATTGACCGGCGACACCACCGTAGTCATCAATGTGTTCGGGTGGAAAGATGTAGCCGGCGCTGTGCAAGGACAGATAACCGGAGATGTTGAGTATCTGCGAGAACTCGAGGGCGACGGAATCCCGACACGGGATGCGATCATCTGGTTGCCGCCCGGTTACAAGAGCGACGTTTCGAGGCGGTATCCCGTGCTGTACATGCATGATGGTCAGAATATTGTTGACCCCCTGACTTCGTACGCTGGTGTCGACTGGCAGGTCGACGAGAACATCGACTCTCTGAGCAGCCTCGGTGAAATGGAGGCCGTGATCGTTGTGGGTGTGTACAACACGCCGGCGAGGTCTGACGAGTACGGCGCGACCGATGCCGGACTCGCGTACCTCGACTTCCTGGTGAATACCCTGAAGCCGAAGATTGACGCAGCGTACCGAACGCTTTCAGAGAGAGAACACACCGGAATCATGGGCGCTTCGATGGGTGGGACAATCTCCTTCCTTGCGCTGTGGCACTATCCGCACATTTTCTCGAAAGCGGCGTGCCTGTCGCCGTACTTCCCCAATACTCTTCCACGAGAGGTCGAGAACCGCGCGGACTGGGATCTGATGGGTCTGTCGCTTTACATCGACAACGGTGACGATCAGCTCGATTCGCGGCTGCAGACTGGCATTGACAGGATGCTTCCGGTACTTCGCCATCGTGGGTTTCAGGACAACGAGAACCTTATGTGGATCACGGCTGCTGGCGCTCAACATAACGAGCGCTTCTGGGCTCGCCGTGTCTGGCGCCCGCTCCTCTTCATGTTCGGAGAAGAGGGACGGGGCGTCAAGCGTTAG
- a CDS encoding DNA repair protein Rad52: MTNTTNLRRLQHYFSNADIDWKPVKYTKDRRRAMAVPYITNRAIMDRLDLVCGPENWCNQFKQGPDGGVLCGLSIRVGEQWITKWDGASNTDIEAVKGGLTSSMRRAAVQWGIGRYLYRLPAQWVSLDEKGRFLQHPSMPPSFHPAYSGDDSETPSLRPMEAGARKSMPRPTHVRPVARAANA, translated from the coding sequence ATGACAAACACAACGAACCTGAGGCGGTTGCAGCATTACTTCTCAAACGCCGACATCGACTGGAAGCCGGTCAAATACACGAAGGACCGGCGTCGCGCCATGGCCGTGCCGTATATCACCAATCGCGCGATCATGGATCGTCTGGATCTTGTGTGTGGTCCGGAGAACTGGTGCAACCAGTTCAAACAGGGTCCTGATGGCGGAGTGCTTTGCGGGCTTTCAATCCGTGTTGGAGAACAGTGGATCACCAAGTGGGACGGAGCCAGCAACACGGATATCGAGGCGGTAAAGGGTGGTTTGACCAGCAGCATGCGGCGGGCGGCGGTCCAGTGGGGCATCGGGCGCTACCTGTATCGATTGCCGGCGCAGTGGGTATCGCTCGACGAGAAGGGTCGATTCCTTCAGCACCCGAGCATGCCTCCGTCCTTTCATCCGGCATACTCCGGAGATGACAGCGAGACACCATCACTACGCCCAATGGAAGCCGGGGCACGGAAAAGCATGCCGCGACCAACTCACGTGCGACCCGTTGCACGAGCAGCTAACGCTTGA
- a CDS encoding NfeD family protein — protein MDTVYLISLIVGGFFVLLSIFGGGETDTDVDADSDFDFDADSDFDFEVDHDFDFDADHDFELDADHDLDIDGGIGSGPGLVDLFSVRALFLFAAFFGLTGTLLTWMDASVVWTLVASIMTGLAIGLGGNWVIKTFGYRTVSSTQTSRDIRGTTGQVLIPFEGGEKGKITLISKGKRLQLVARSFDDESLSTFEPGEDVVVVRMAGSVAEVVKPN, from the coding sequence ATGGATACCGTATACCTCATCAGCCTGATCGTCGGAGGCTTCTTCGTGCTGCTGTCCATCTTTGGTGGTGGAGAGACGGATACGGATGTCGATGCGGACTCAGACTTTGATTTCGATGCGGACTCGGACTTCGACTTCGAGGTCGACCACGACTTCGATTTCGACGCCGATCATGACTTCGAGCTTGACGCGGACCATGATCTTGACATCGACGGCGGCATTGGAAGCGGACCGGGCCTCGTGGATCTGTTCTCCGTCCGGGCGCTCTTTCTCTTCGCGGCGTTCTTCGGACTGACGGGAACGCTGCTGACGTGGATGGATGCATCCGTCGTCTGGACGTTGGTCGCTTCCATCATGACGGGACTTGCGATAGGGCTGGGCGGAAACTGGGTCATCAAGACGTTCGGATATCGTACCGTGTCGAGTACCCAGACGTCCCGTGATATCCGCGGTACGACCGGGCAGGTCCTCATACCGTTTGAGGGTGGCGAAAAGGGCAAGATCACGTTGATCTCAAAGGGCAAGCGGCTGCAGCTCGTGGCGAGGTCGTTCGACGACGAAAGCCTGTCCACATTCGAACCAGGAGAAGACGTTGTCGTCGTTCGAATGGCGGGATCTGTGGCTGAGGTCGTCAAGCCAAATTGA